The following proteins are encoded in a genomic region of Arachis ipaensis cultivar K30076 chromosome B02, Araip1.1, whole genome shotgun sequence:
- the LOC110267552 gene encoding B3 domain-containing protein Os03g0622100-like, giving the protein MASGRRRPPHALGHIGRNNDVVRVIKSAGDPSRPLHIPFPNDLLPKSSKHVYLTVSDGVQRTYKIGCSSNVFGEITLEGGWERFYCDYKLRPNDILLLKHKGLDDFDVRIFELSGVERSYVPSRGESSNRGTPQVPNTPPVHLPRTGCINIPRSAAASEVAQTFRSEHPFFVMHITRRLLLVHFLVSLVLVMFVSPSLSTIYTCYIGNVGPHYLCCFYVGGYVVIVRLCRVGIVHVCVLCW; this is encoded by the exons ATGGCCTCAGGTAGGAGAAGACCTCCTCATGCACTAGGGCATATTGGGAGGAACAACGATGTCGTCCGAGTTATCAAATCGGCTGGGGATCCGTCGCGACCACTG CATATACCCTTCCCAAATGATCTCCTCCCGAAATCTAGCAAACATGTATACCTAACAGTCTCCGACGGGGTGCAGAGAACATACAAGATTGGATGTAGCTCGAACGTCTTCGGTGAGATCACGCTCGAAGGGGGGTGGGAAAGGTTTTATTGTGACTACAAGCTTCGTCCCAATGACATTCTGCTGTTGAAGCACAAGGGCCTCGATGACTTTGATGTGCGTATCTTTGAATTATCCGGAGTGGAGAGGTCTTATGTTCCGTCTAGAGGTGAATCCAGCAACAGAGGAACCCCCCAGGTTCCAAACACTCCTCCAGTGCATCTGCCTCGAACGGGTTGCATCAATATTCCTAGGAGCGCGGCTGCGTCTGAGGTGGCACAGACATTTCGCTCTGAACACCCATTCTTTGTAATGCACATCACAAGAAGGCTATTACTTGTCCACTTCCTGGTAAGTCTAGTGCTAGTAATGTTTGTATCTCCTTCCCTTTCGACTATATACACCTGTTACATTGGCAATGTTGGTCCACATTATCTGTGTTGTTTCTATGTTGGTGGTTATGTTGTAATTGTTAGGTTATGTCGAGTAGGCATTGTGCATGTCTGTGTTTTATGTTGGTGA